The genomic segment ATCAGCTCAGAAAACGGAATGACAAGGATttccttcccttttcttttgagataGCGAAAAAGACTGGCGACGCTGGTAATATAATTTTAACGGTAATGTAGGCTATACAGCCCTGGCGAAATATCGCAATATTACTTCTTAgaatataacaaaaagaagaagaatgataAAGGAGAGGCGAGTGACAGTTGTAACAATCACTTACCGACTACTCTGAGATGCACAAAGAGGCTGCGATGCGGCGTCGTACTGATCTGGCATTCGTAGATGCCGCTGTCACGCGGCTGGCTCGAGTGAATTTCCAAGCCCCAATCGGAGTAAGTGTCTGTCAGACTCTCCAGATCGCTGTTGAGGTGCTGGACTTGCTGAAACGGTTTACTGCTGCCGCCGTTGCTGCCGCCCGTACCCGGCCCGGAATGCGACGCTGACGGCGGCTGCTCTCCGAAATAAGGTTTGTGAACCGCACGGAATCGCTGATCGGACGAGTACGTATAACTGGCCACAGTTAGCAAACtgatggataaaaaaaaaaaaaaaaaacatgatcgatcttgttttattttttaacagtcGGTCAAGTTTAGTCTTACCTGACGTCACGGTGCCGCACCCAAGATACCTGTTTcaaatagaacaaaaaattcaacatttaGATAACAAGAATACGGGATTTGAACGTAACAGCGATATTTTTTGACGCACGCGTCTGTCAAATTTATCTGTCAAAAAGTCTACACGTGATGCCCGTAATAAATTCTGTAGCATGTCGTATCCTgctatttaataataataatcgtgATTTCATTATTGAGTATATAGATAGACGCATCCTCTTGCGAATTTCCGATGTTCAGCGCTTCCAATTCCGGTTATATATAAAATGGCGCTGGCCGCCCGGCCTTTTACTTTGGTCAACATCAATCTCGCGCGCGCTTGTAATTGCATTTTAAATCACTAATATTTATAGActtggggggaaagaaaaagagttgggtTATGGCTATATGCTGCACTCTGGCTGTCGCTATGCGCTGCTGACTGTGCACAACCCTTTCTTGAATGTGATGCTTGCGTATTAATACCTTCATTATTGGCGTCCTCAAACCCCTCGCCTTTCATCAAAAGGCGAATAGAGCTGAGAGAGGAAGGAAAGTCGTCAATTCAGCTGGAGCGTCCCGTccctattttcttatttcttccctCCCAACCATTTTTACTTTGGCGTCTTATAGCCTTTTATTTCTGAAGGAAGTACGTGAATATGGCGCTGTAGCAGAAGCAGTGACTTCGTTAACTCGGAAGAGTTAATCCGATTTCATTCCGGCCCCTTCCACATATGGGGGGACTATCTCTATATTGGTCCTTGTGTGTAATAGTCCAGAGTCAATATTTCTCGTCTCCGCGCCTTTTTGTTCGTGCGCCTTTTGGCCGTCGTCCACTATACACTCGGCGCACTAGCTGATGGCTTTTTATGCTCGAGGGATGaaaaagctggaaaaaaaccaaacttaaTTTCCAGGATTTTAACAAGAAATGCGCGAGAAGGAATTTATGTTGGACCTCCACAAGTCGACAGCCAATTCTCTTTGTGCGATATCTCGATCCCAGTTTCCACGGACGGGGAACTGGCCACACACCGGACACGTGAAATCGCTCCCAATAGACGTCCCAGCACAAATAATGCAATCAAAATAGGGCATCTTGACtattagaaataaatatagaagaaacaataacaatatgGAACTTTCTTGAAGTTGGCTGGGTCTGATATCCAAGAGATCcaagaatcaaatcaaacctGTGACATACTAtataaacttttaaaatacatCTAGCATAAGGCCAGTATATACCGCGGCTTATATATCCACCCAATAGCAAACAATAACCTATTGGACAATTGAAGAAACAGCCAGCAGAGCTTGTTTGGCCTCCAATGTGTTGCCATGGCAACGCTGGCGATATTATCGTCCTGCCGAGCGTTCACTTCGACAAACACGGTACTACTATAAAGACAAAAGCAgccaaagaagagaaagagctaTGACATCAAAGGCAAAACGAATGGAGTTGCCGTGATATAATAAGGCTGGCACAACCCTCTCTCTTCTCGTCGTCCCATCGTGTGTGAATACTATACAGTAAATAGACGGGAACAATAGCACGCAACGCCCCAGCATTTTTACCGTCCAGTTGTCCAGGTTCTTGATTCGGCAGTTCAGTGAAGCGACGCGACCGGCCAGAGCCGTGATGTTTTTGGAGGCTTCGGGGACGAATTTGGGCCCTTTCAGCGCCAGAATTTGATCGTCCTGCgttttgtgttgctgttggtcagatgacgacgacgactccaAATTCATGGACTGCGGTGGCAGCAGCGACGACTCGGTTTGGGCCGCCTGCACGGCCCCGTCCGCCAACTCGACGATGGGCGCCGCACTGCTGGTGAGAGCTTCTTCGTTCGTGGAAATCGCGTTGGCGACGCTGTCACAGCAACCTGTCGGAACGAAAGCGACGAATTGTGATTATATGACTTTGATATGTAATCAGGCGACACTCTAAAGGCTCTATTATAAAGGCATCAGTCAGCCTATCAACGAAAATTCGACCCTTTGAAATGGTTAATTTCAGACAACATTTCCCCTCGTTCGCGAATATAATAAAACGAGCCAGTATAAACGCATAAACTCGCTATATATAGCGATCGATGGGAGCCCATCTCCTTTATACTgcggcaaagaaaagaaaagacggaaaCCCGCAGTCATTCCAGGAATGCCACGTGCGGAAAAAGGGGGGATCGAGAATGGAACGTCGACGCAAACAATTCGAAAGAATCGACTTTACCCCGCCGTTCGTTTAGAAACATGCGGAATGTTTGTGCCACAGATGTGTCGAATAGTCAAGTCAACGctagaaagaagaataaacaGAGCAGGAATAACGGAGCGTAGGAGGGCtcgaaaaaaaagccaaagatTTTGCGCGTGTacacgaaaaacaaatcatttccTGCCTGCTGTGTCGTTAGACTATTGAGAAACATGTCTGTAGATTGTGAGTTTCTGTCTTTCATCACCTCACGTCTAGCCGCTATTTCTCGCTTCCATCGCGAGCGATCACCTCCCCTTGCATCAGGATCTGCATCCGCACATCTTAGACGAAATATCGTCTGTCTCTTGGAAGTAGGCCGGAACCCGCCAGCCAAGCCGGAAGACGAGTAGTTTTCAACCGCGCGATTTCTTGACGAGGCGTATCAATGCTGGAGGATTCATATATAAAACAGTGAAACATGCAGGGCGTGTATATAGGCCAATCCGGCTgtagaaaagagaagaaattttgGATGCCAACATCTCGCGCCCCCTTTGCGTCACACATCCTGAGCGATGAATAAACTCGGCGGAAATCGCTAAGAGATTGATAGTATAAAAACACAACTTTTACAACATCCGCCCTAGTTTTTTCCAGCAGCTGCAACTTATTCTCTGCTTGCTGCCATTTGATAAAACATTGACTTTACTGAACTCTGCCATCGTAGGCTATATGTATAAAGCACACAGCGGGAGagataagaaaaatcaaagggATATAGGCTACACGAGCATGTTTGATTTGCCCGTATGCCTACATAATATAAACGGTGCTGAAACTCGAGGGGGGATGAAGAGAATCAACGCAAACAGCCCAAGTATGCACATAGCCTAATAATTTAAGCTTATATACATCCCATCATTGCCTTGATGGTGATATTTCAAATTGATCACGGCCCGTTAGATAACAAGCACAACTTGGCGTTGCATTATTCATTCCAACCTAAACTTCAATAATATACCTGCTTTGACGACCGTACAACACATATATAATCCAATGAAATCCGCAACCATAGTGCACATCACGCCTCATCTTTCCCAGGCACGTGCCGCAGTATGGCGTCTCGTTGTGATGGGAGAACCAATGCGCCAAAACGGTCACACATTTAGCCCGGAACAATCCAGGCTGTTGTCAACCTAATTTACCAGCACTTCCGAAATGGAATGTTAATCCGCGATAGATCATTTCGAGCTATGTGCGAGTTAACTGACCCAAAATGCTCAGCAACTTTCCAATTATGAGCGCAGCAAGTTTGCCGCGCGTTGTTTCCTCTCGGAATCCTTCCAACTTCCGCATCCTGTTGTGTcctactgtgtgtgtgtgtgtgctccgCGCCaagcggtggtggtggtggtcacTATCTACGTCGTAACAATAACTCTATCCAGTCGACACCTCAAACTATAGCGTGAGGACATCCCCTTCTATAAACAGGCTCTCACGCTCTCTCAATGCATATGTGACGTAACcctaaaaattgaatttccgtGTTGGTTATCCTGTCaaatgtttcgttttgttcaattttttttactttgatcgTTATTTTAATGTCTTATCCTCTTCTTAGACGAGCCGGGATAATATGTGAATACATTAAAGGGCGAGTATATTATTCTAATATAGACacagatatttctttttatattggCGAAATGTTGACAGTGTTGATGGGAGGTGAAGAGGGGACGATTGCGTGCAAACGCCGTGAATTGAAAGGCCTCCACTATTATACAATATAACCCATACGCTAGCAGCACAAACAACGTTATATATAGAGCGATCAAAGCACTTTAGCAAAAGCTGAGAATATGTTTCATTCTTTATTCCTCTCTGggtccttttttattcaaattttctccCCTTTCATCTTCTGGGATGTGCCCCCTCCCCTTCGGCCTCACTCCTCCAGCCCGGCAGAGTGTAGGCCTACTGTAGTGAGATTTCAGGTTGACACCATCCGTGACGTGTGACATACTACTCTTCAAAGCAGACGACGGAAACATTTGATGGCCTTGCAAAGTGCATTTATAGCGACACAAGGCCAAAAAGTTGGAGCCCAAGTGCAATCGCGGtattctgttttatttcttattcgcTCTTGATCTGCACCACCCGCAGCATATGCGGTCAAAGGATAAAAGCCATAAGTTGGTGCTATATTATAACAAAGAGAAAGTGTGGGTGGTTTATTGGGAATCCGGTGGGGCCGTTGGGGTCATCACCGGTCATCACAGCACCAATTACCCTCTGATAACTTTTTCCCCACTTATGATCCCGTTTCCGGGTGACGACCCAATGAAATAGGGGTAACAGCATTTATTGGATTTCTCTATATACCTACACACACAACCTATAACTGCATATAGCTCTCTAATAATGGCTATATCAATGTAATGATTACGAGTGTGGAGTGTGGACGACATTTATTGCAACGTTGCAGGTCTTAATTCACAAGGAGCAAGGAGCAATTTTGACATCCAAGACCACTCCATTAGTAATAAAAGACTTATTTTCTCGACCCCTCCTCTGCTAAAAAGCAATATATACATTATACAGCCAAGATATAGTGCATTATATAATTGGTAAGCTCCAGGGTGTTTTTGTCCCGGCACAGCTGCGATACAatgtggggagggggggggggggacaccTCTCGTCCATCTGCTACCAGGATCGTTCCTTTTCTCTTGTGCTGGGGCATAGCAACAGCGGAGTCGACATTTAATTccatttcctcctcttcttcctgctgtttctttcttttttatttattttttggtagaCGTATAAacggaagaaggagaagaagaagaaatatatatattatatcaaTTCATTCTGGACGAATGGACGATTGCCTAAAACGACTTCTCAACGACAAGCAAGCTTATATGAGAGGATAGACCGGCGGAGTTGAGGGTCTATGCTGTATCGCCGGCAGGACtctatagcagcagcagcaacacaagactgtttttttcattagcttctgtttgatttgttgcagccaggAAATGAATCGTTGGCCATCGATCGGAATATAGACACATTGGCGTCGAATATAAGGAATACATGTACTATAGTAAGCACACGTGGCACTTCTCATGTCGATAGATCTTTTTGtcttatattcttcttcttgctgaTGCCTTAACCCGTtcgtttttccattttgtccAGCTGCCGAAGCATCTGCCCCCATTGGACTATTGCCGATTATATAATACTGAGCGGTTCATCAATTCCATTGGTGGATCATCCCCCTGTGTTTTTGTGCCGAGTACACCGCACGTGCCGTcatcaaaaattcaaagaattttatctgtttttctttggttttttagtctttttaaaaatgttaattcgCCGCCACGCAATAAAGCGTTGCCATGATGATATTTACCTTCTTCTTATGTCAAGGCAAcgcacatctttttttcctttacaaCTCCCTTTGGCAAATTCTAAGCTCAGGCACGTACACATATTTATCTTTACGTAATCAGTGAAGTGGATGTCGCCCCGCCGACAGCGTCTTTAAATGTATTTTCGGAACGCTAAATCTCAATCCCCATTTTGGGTTTGAAAGAAGGCGCCACCGTCACCCGATGTTGTGTGCGCAGAATTGTAACTAGTTCTTATATAGACTCTCATTCGACTAACGACAGGCTAAATACATTTACGCATGGACTGCgtgaacagcacagcaacgaTTGGATTATAAGTTTTTCGCAACTTTATGCGATAGCGAATCTTCTTTACGACGAGTGTTGGGATCCTAGTTTTCCATCAGTATATATAGTGAATACGTTGTacaaatgctgtattataaaTATATGCGTTACGTGTACAAGCAGAGCACTGTATAGTAGTAACCTGGATGATGGAGTGGATATCCTCCGTCTCTCCGCCGCCGGGACTTGGCCAACATGTGCTGCACCACCAAACTCTCTTGCTGCTCTCTAGCTTCTATACATACAGAGCTCCGTCTTTTCCCTAACTTGATGGATTGCTGACGCAATGTATCATTtccctctctcctttttcttcttctctcccgtGTAGATCCTTCGTCTCCTGTTCGCGAAAACACGCAAATAGACGGCGAGTGCTGTGCGTGAtgtcttcttctccattttggGTGATTGCCGCACCTATTCCGACGACTGTAACGCGCATACAGTGTCTAAATTAGATACAGCTCTATAGCGCTCTTCCCTATATCTATAATTCACGGTCCACCTAATCTCTTTGAACAGTTagactttgctgctgctgtgctgctgtgtgtgttcactcaagaaaatatatacacaCTAAATCCTCGTTAATGCGCAAAAGCACCGAGAACGCCAAGGAGTCGCTCTTGTTTCTCCATTACTTTCTGGGTTTTCCGCGAAACACAACACTGTCTAAGATCGCGTCTAACAGGCGAGCGATCTGGGCTTGCCAGTTATGGTTTACAGCAGCTGCTGTACTATATCAATTGCAGTGGAAGGGTATAAACATCAGCAGTACATCTCCGTAAATTGGTATACAGCAGAGCACGGTGTGTACTGTTattaagagaaagagaaaaggtgatGACAGTGAAGCTGTCAGGCTGAAAAGCTGGCGTGTCGTGGACGACTTTCACCGGGATCAACGCCGGTGTCCTGCTGGCCCGCTGAGCACAGCAAGCTAGAGATCTGACGCTGTCATCAGTGAGCTCATTTGATGACTTTCTTTGCGGTTATTAAATGAACAGCCACCGCAGTGTAGAGATAGTGGAGAAACGTCTGTTTTTCTATCTCGCTAATATaacaacttgttttctttcacgtcCAGGTTCATTTCCCATGTGTTGTCAtctttcccgtttttttcctttttcgcaATGAACACAGAggaaagaacacacacacgcctgAGAGACATGGCCAAGGCGGTATATTTGGCAGAAAAGTAGATGTTGTTTGTGCTGTGCTGAATCGCCAAAAGGCGACAGCGGTTCGGCCAATAAAGACACAAACAGCCGGAATCTCAGCAGCGCTTTTCAATCACTCCAGCACACACCCTCTGACTCACGTCGGTCCTTATTTTCGTTATATCgtgtttcccccctcctcaTCATCCCCTCTCATCAtcctttgacaaaaatggaaaggaaaatattCCGTAGAAATGTATTAGACACAATGCGAAGGCATGTGCTGCGCCTCCGCTACTGACGTCAGATGCGAAAAACTCGGCGTGAAACTTcaacaaaactttttgggGAATTTCCCTTCAATAGGACTTTgacacaaggaaaaaagaaatgattatttttttaacgcgAACTCTTAAAGGCACTCTTTCCAATAACACGGTGTTACTTTCTTCTCCAATTACTTTATAGAGATATAGATAGTACATTTTGGATGTTTGTCGTACTACCTTGATCCCAAGgatctttttgttatttgctgctgctgttgttgcacaTCAGCAGCGCCTTCGCACAGCACAGTTGAAATGGAGACAGCAACTTCGTACTCTGAGGATGAAGGCGAAATGTTTCCTGCGAACTCCGCCGAGTCTTCTTTCAATCAAACGCAGTGGATTGGCGAATAGATGTATACCGCGCTCACATATAGATACATCGCTGTTGCTATAGCACCCtcagaagaaatgaaaaccctttttttcctgttaGCGGCACATCAGAGTAGGCTACGTATCCTGTGTGTatgttttctcattttgcCAAAGCTGTCGCCTTTTCCCTTGACAAGTCAATAATCGAGAAAGTCAACTGAAGTATATACTATACTAGATCCGCGTCTATATAAGAGTACGTGCCCAATAGCTCACGAGGATCGGTCAGTGTTTGATTTCTGCCTGTCTTGTGCTATTGCGTCGTCCTCTCGGTTGTTATATAAAAGCTTGACGGACACCCTATCAGCCAGATTGGAAAAAGATTTGACAAAGGAGCGAATAAGGAACCCAACAACCCCGTCCACCGTGTCGCTGCTGGTTCCTGCCGGTGACAAACTGACAACAGCATCAGGTGAAGATTCGCAGAAGGACTTTGAAGTCGTTtatagaaaacaacaaaggatATATACGGTGTGATGTGTGAGACGGGGCTTCTTTTGTCCAGCTGATATGCCGAAAGGCAATGACAGTATATacctttgatttatttatatacgGTATTTCCGTCCGACATCAACTCTGCCCACCTACAACATGAAGAAATTCGTCGCAGACAAAGTTGACATGAGTAAATCATCAGAGTTACATCATCATATGAATAAATGTCTTGCGATAGAGTATTGACCCAGTCGAGTGTTTGGTTACACTTTCATGTTGATATTTCCAATGATCGGAGTAGTAGCATACTACTGTCTATCCCAGAGAATTTCAGGAGAATTCAGCTGAATAGAATATACATTTGAGGCGGTGGATTTTTTAAAGGCTATTTTCACCCCAGCAACGGGCCGGCAGTTGCAACATGCGGGAACGAGTTTATCTTTCACCCAAGACACGTGTGCGACATATAATGTAGAAAGTACGACTGCTGGCACTCAGCGCGCTCCTTTATATGTCCGTCTGGGCTTTAAAGACTGATGGATATAGATGGCGTAGATTGTATAGACCGCGCAATCAACTCGGCCAATAGAATTTATTTGCGCTTAAAAAATATAAGGCCGCACATGTTTGTCATTAAAGATCGGCTGCTGGTTATAGACTTTAGCTCTTCTTTGTTCTCCCGAGATATTATAACCCCCGGCGCCAGGATTTCGCGGCTTCTTTCAGAtagataatttgaaaaaaaaaaaaataaaataaaaatcgatccTTTTCCATCCAAACGCATTTCCGGTGGCTTTGTCGTATTTGTTGCACAATGGCCGCGTTCATTTGTTATACACGCGCAATAAAAAGGGCCACATCACGAGAGTTGCCATGATTGattcaacattttccctttAGCTCGACTATAATATAAATGACAGCCAAAGATTAACAACATTGGATATTTCGTCATTCTCATTCAATTGGCTTATATTCCCTTCATATTCATCATTTTTACATTTCGCTTCCAAAATAATCAGGTTTACATTTATACTTGatgttgttggctgttgttgttattattccgtTTCTCTGCAGATGTATATACAGAGtagacacagcacacacataaTCTATAGTATTTCATCAGCGCTCGCTCTATCAACGCCGGGGAAATTTGCGAGCCCATCGCAGCGGGTGGGGGCTCCCTCGTCTCCAGTTAGAACGTTCGTctcttctcgttttctttaaCGATCGTCAAGGGGcacgaaaaaaggagaagaagcaaATGGCAAAGACGAACAACTATCCGTTGATGGGCTCCATCTGCGTGTTGATACAACAGCAGATATAGCTCTCCTACTCTGTGTGCGTTCTCTGTTTCTTTCTCTGGCTGATGCGCAGCACAAGGAAGAGCCAAAGAGCCGAAAGAGCACACGAACCACTTTGGCCTGTATCTCTCAGCTCTGCGCTGTCGTTGACTTCTGTTCTCTCTCAGCCTTTGAtgcttttatttgatattcccTCCACTCTGTggcttttcatttgtttcataCTTTTGTGGGGGGTTATATATATAGTCCCTCCTCTCTTCTAGTGTATATCTCCGCTGATTGCCAAGCGCTACTTATTATATGCCCGTATAGCTATATTGGCAAGGAATATGACACTGAGCTCATTAACGTCTCGTTGTTTGAGATTGTGTGTCTAtactgccgccgccgccgctgctgctgctgtgtttgCCCCGTTTGTTATATAACGCCCTAGCTGCTTGGCTTGAGACTCTCTGCTGCTGAGAGCTTCCATTAAGTTTCGACCTCTCTCCCTCTTTTGCACTTGCTCCGCGAGAGCTGAGATTAACTCGACCCGATGGCTTCCCGAAAACTTTAGCCTCCCACTCTATACAGATGTGTCTATAGTTGTTCTGCGCACATATACATATAGACCGTATACGTGCCGACGCTATTTCTCTATAAATGAGTGTCTATATATGCCgctgccgttgctgctgctgctaaagAGATAACTCTAGGATATGCCGTAATACGTTGTAGAGAGTATACTAGGCAGTTTCTTGAAGTCTCGAGATAAGTCTATATATGGACTCATTCCAAccggaatgaaaataaaagaaaagcgtGGGCAAGCGCTATTAGTCGCAGAAATTGCGAATGGGTTTAAGGCGAAGGACGTGTACAGCGGTACGGAAGAAATACGCTACTAtggtatatatctatatacgGTAGAGACGTATATATAAAGAGCACGTACTGTTTTCTGCTTCTCGGTACGGTctacgggaaaaaaacaaaaacatggataaataaataaaactacaagacaaacgagagaagaaaaaaaagaaaaaaaaatgtctataaCGAGTCAACAAAAGAGATTGTGTAGTTTGTTTCAGGAAACGGGAGAAtatcaagaaaaaggaagaaagaaacaaaaaaaagggaaagaagcgAGCTCACTTAGCACCACTGCCAAACGATTCTCCGGTTCTTTACGGTCCATTCCAGTCCGAATGGTATAGTCTCGCAACTGACGAAGCGCAAttgcaacaaaaaacaaaatgtaaaaagaaataagccgaaccaaaaacaaaagggggaaaatagaaaaaaactaaaagtacaagtgaaaaataagacgtgggaggaggaggatctctttccaaaaaaagaaaatgacatcgAGATAGAAATACTGTACTACATCGGACGagaaaacaagaatttaaaGTGGTATATCAATACGACGCTGTGTGTATACCCAGCGTATATAGCTAGAATAGATCTAGTAGCCAATATAATATTATCTAggaactattttcttttctcccaccCACGTTTtgtgtatgtgttttttttctttccttttttcgacAATGTCGAATAACCGGGGAATCAAAAGAATCCTCTTCACGGCAAAAAGATCAAAATCTCTTGGATCTCTTCGGCGAGGGAATCGCATTAAGGCGAATGAAACGACGAGTGAACAGCtatattcaatttgaaaaaaaaggagggaggggggtggcgtcgaaaattgaaaagtagGCGGAACATCACACGACTCCAAGAGAGacgacgataaaaaaaaaaaaaaaaaacaagttgaaattcACGCAAAAGGCGCCTAGCCGAAAGCTTTCGGCatttaggggaaaaaatctacAAAACTTTCGATTTTGTCTTCTACCGTGTTCGTGGGTCGCTGGcgcccttttcttcttcctcctcccaaCAACTTTAATAAGACTCAATCACTTTGCGTGATTTTCATTCCATTTCGCTTGCCCTTTtcactctacacacacacacacctataGCAGACATAATAATTCGATCTACTTTAaggccatttctttctttcacaaTCTATACAGTTCCTGATTTCTTGAAAACTTTTGTATTTCTCtattatagaaaaaagaagaaaaagaagctagGCTTTATAAGCCAAGTCAGACGGTGATATACAGTCGTCACGGTGACGAACCGTAATTGATTGCGACAACACCGGGGCTATATGGGGAGGGGgatgagagaagagaaaaggagcGCGTGCTGACACGCTCACACCGCACATGTTTTACTTCCCGGCACACAGGCTGGCCGCCGCAAAACGGGCAAAGAGCTTCGTGACaacagccagaaaaaaaagaaagaaaagaaaatatataatagaGGCAGCGCGCGCGCAGGGCCCCGCTGTAttatatgtacacacataATCGTGTAAGAGGGAAATGTCAGCGAGCGCGGCAAGGCAGAAAACAACAAGACGGGCGCGGCGCaccagggaaaaaaaggatacatatagaagaagaagaagacaaaaggttttgtttcaaatgactTCAAAAGGTCACATCATCCAACTCGAAAGATATGGGCATCGAATCAAACAAACTTTCGTGAGACGCATTCAAGTTGGAAATAAGTCGATGCGCCGCTTAATGCACCGTGTGCACCGTGTTGCCAACATCATATTATCCGCGCATTattaaagcttttttttttatttgaaatccaGTTGCTGGTGTTGATACGCTGAT from the Daphnia pulex isolate KAP4 chromosome 1, ASM2113471v1 genome contains:
- the LOC124197697 gene encoding uncharacterized protein LOC124197697, which translates into the protein MIGRLYSVVLAFSLVAIGCCDSVANAISTNEEALTSSAAPIVELADGAVQAAQTESSLLPPQSMNLESSSSSDQQQHKTQDDQILALKGPKFVPEASKNITALAGRVASLNCRIKNLDNWTVSWVRHRDVSLLTVASYTYSSDQRFRAVHKPYFGEQPPSASHSGPGTGGSNGGSSKPFQQVQHLNSDLESLTDTYSDWGLEIHSSQPRDSGIYECQISTTPHRSLFVHLRVVEPSTTVLGGSEVFVGMGSTINLTCVIRLSPEPPNSIRWQHNNQMIGYDSNRGGVSVVTEKGIESSSSLLIQNARPADSGKYVCRPDNAEPATVNVHVLNGESPAAMQHGCSARQLSSAALFFFSVAMAVAANVKAQRNIWSFIYGVT